From one Burkholderia pyrrocinia genomic stretch:
- a CDS encoding SDR family oxidoreductase produces the protein MTVEKVALITAAGKGMGAAIARELAATGYRVALMSPSGSAVALGEELGGFGIQGSVTEEADIDRLVQETVARYGRIDAVVNNTGHPPKGELLAITDDNWHAGLDLILLNVVRVMRRVTPIFQKQGGGAVVNISSFAADAPEQPMPVSSALRAALSAWTRLYAERYAAENIRMNAVLPGFIDSWPETPEIVARIPAGRFGKTGEIAKTVAFLLSDGAGYITGQNIRVDGAIVKAL, from the coding sequence GTGACTGTAGAAAAAGTGGCGTTGATCACGGCGGCGGGCAAGGGCATGGGCGCGGCGATCGCGCGCGAACTGGCGGCGACGGGCTATCGCGTCGCGCTGATGTCGCCGTCGGGCAGCGCGGTGGCGCTCGGCGAGGAACTGGGCGGGTTCGGCATCCAGGGCTCGGTGACGGAAGAAGCCGATATCGACCGGCTCGTACAGGAGACGGTCGCGCGCTACGGCCGGATCGACGCGGTCGTGAACAACACCGGCCATCCGCCGAAGGGCGAGCTGCTGGCGATCACCGACGACAACTGGCACGCAGGGCTCGACCTGATCCTGCTGAACGTCGTGCGCGTGATGCGCCGCGTGACGCCGATCTTCCAGAAGCAGGGCGGCGGCGCGGTGGTCAACATCTCGAGCTTCGCGGCGGATGCACCCGAGCAGCCGATGCCGGTGTCGTCGGCGCTGCGCGCGGCGCTGAGCGCGTGGACGCGCCTCTACGCGGAGCGCTATGCGGCCGAGAACATCCGGATGAACGCGGTGCTGCCGGGCTTCATCGACAGCTGGCCGGAAACGCCGGAGATCGTCGCGCGCATTCCGGCCGGCCGCTTCGGCAAGACCGGCGAGATCGCGAAGACGGTTGCGTTCCTGCTGTCCGACGGCGCGGGCTACATCACCGGGCAGAACATTCGCGTCGACGGCGCGATCGTCAAGGCACTCTGA
- the gcvA gene encoding transcriptional regulator GcvA has translation MPPRPSRLPPLNALRAFEVSARHLNFRAAADEIGVTQGAVAQQVRHLEDVLGLKLFERLSRGLALTHDGAAYFSDVQRALHAIADATDKLVKRRAALTISTTPSFASKWLIPRLAQFTDAHPDYDVRVIADQQLATFRHDGVDLAIRYGKPPFGKHLAAHALFPLDVCAVCSPALLAAPASPRALAGHVLLHDAHDLWPEFIEAMPEPVDIDPHKGLHFNQTSLAIDAAVAGQGIALATDPLVERDIAAGRLCKPFDFAFPLSVGFYLVYPAERRDDDAIAVMRNWMIGQAAADERP, from the coding sequence ATGCCGCCTCGCCCTTCCCGCCTGCCGCCGCTGAATGCGCTTCGTGCGTTCGAAGTGTCCGCGCGGCACCTCAATTTCCGCGCCGCGGCCGACGAGATCGGCGTGACGCAGGGCGCCGTCGCGCAGCAGGTGCGCCATCTCGAGGACGTGCTCGGCCTGAAGCTGTTCGAGCGCCTGTCGCGCGGCCTCGCGCTGACGCACGACGGCGCCGCGTATTTCTCCGACGTGCAGCGCGCACTGCACGCGATCGCCGATGCAACCGACAAGCTCGTGAAGCGGCGCGCGGCGCTGACCATCAGCACGACGCCGTCGTTCGCGTCGAAGTGGCTGATCCCGCGGCTTGCGCAGTTCACCGACGCGCATCCCGACTACGACGTGCGCGTGATCGCAGACCAGCAGCTCGCGACGTTCCGCCACGACGGCGTCGATCTCGCGATCCGCTACGGCAAGCCGCCGTTCGGCAAGCATCTCGCCGCGCATGCGCTGTTCCCGCTCGATGTGTGCGCCGTCTGCAGCCCCGCGCTGCTGGCCGCGCCCGCGTCGCCGCGTGCGCTCGCCGGCCACGTGCTGCTGCACGATGCGCACGACCTGTGGCCCGAGTTCATCGAAGCGATGCCCGAGCCTGTGGATATCGATCCGCACAAGGGGTTGCACTTCAACCAGACGTCGCTCGCGATCGATGCGGCCGTGGCCGGCCAGGGGATTGCGCTCGCGACCGATCCGTTGGTCGAACGCGATATCGCGGCGGGCCGGCTGTGCAAGCCGTTCGATTTCGCGTTTCCGCTGTCGGTGGGGTTCTATCTCGTGTATCCGGCCGAGCGCCGCGACGACGATGCGATCGCCGTGATGCGAAACTGGATGATCGGGCAAGCGGCGGCGGACGAGCGGCCTTGA
- a CDS encoding pyridoxamine 5'-phosphate oxidase family protein has product MSDSTSESLTETYDRLWSCLESGVSVQRSPFTMLQAATLGLDGAPKVRTIVLRQVSRADRVLSFHTDARSEKVAELRRDPRISIVANDLDALVQIRAEGVASICDDEVQRRAIWQSSRPHTLLLYRAPLPPGTRVESPEEAHVPASQRTAPTGDGYENFCLIHMTIKRIDWLELVRTGHRRAVFDLNEGGCEGRWIAP; this is encoded by the coding sequence ATGTCCGACTCAACCTCCGAATCGCTCACCGAAACGTACGACCGCTTGTGGTCCTGCCTCGAATCCGGCGTCAGCGTGCAGCGCTCGCCGTTTACGATGCTGCAGGCGGCAACCCTTGGCCTCGATGGTGCGCCGAAGGTGCGTACGATCGTGTTGCGCCAGGTGAGCCGCGCCGATCGCGTGCTGTCGTTTCATACCGATGCGCGTTCGGAGAAAGTCGCGGAGTTGCGCCGCGATCCGCGTATCTCGATCGTCGCGAATGATCTCGATGCGCTCGTGCAGATTCGCGCGGAAGGCGTTGCATCGATCTGCGACGACGAAGTGCAGCGGCGCGCGATCTGGCAATCGAGCCGTCCGCATACGCTGCTGCTGTATCGCGCACCTTTGCCGCCCGGCACGCGGGTCGAGTCACCGGAAGAAGCGCATGTCCCGGCGAGCCAACGCACTGCACCAACCGGCGACGGCTACGAAAACTTCTGCCTGATCCACATGACCATCAAGCGGATCGACTGGCTCGAACTCGTGCGCACCGGCCATCGCCGGGCGGTATTCGACCTGAACGAAGGCGGCTGCGAAGGCCGCTGGATCGCCCCCTGA
- a CDS encoding PLP-dependent aminotransferase family protein, translating to MYAFTPSFQNPAGSPIRELFKYLSEPGMISFAGGYPASDLFDVDGLNTAAERAYAQPVRCLQYGPTDGLGELKQQLIALMARRGVACTPAELLVTTGSQQGLDLLLRVMVSPGDVVLTEQPAYPATLQAMRLQQARIVTIPVDGEGLDVDRLAAQLASGAIAQPKLLYTVPTFANPTGATLTRERRLKLLRLAVQYRFLIVEDDPYGDLRFAGEAVPSMLALAGEVDGARDWIVHFASLSKIVAPGLRVGWTIAPAEIARRCVIAKQTVDLCSTPWTQATAAEYLADGALERHLPRITAAYQRKCDAMCDALRDGFGDAIEFHRPEGGMFVWARIGAVSSDVLLQQAIANRIVFVPGKAFFADNVDAASLRLSFAAPDVDAIREGVARLVRAYGAALAA from the coding sequence ATGTACGCGTTCACTCCCTCATTCCAGAATCCCGCCGGCTCGCCGATTCGCGAGTTGTTCAAGTACCTGTCCGAACCGGGGATGATTTCCTTCGCGGGCGGCTATCCGGCCAGCGACCTGTTCGACGTCGACGGCCTGAACACGGCCGCCGAACGCGCGTACGCGCAGCCTGTCCGCTGCCTGCAATACGGCCCGACCGACGGCCTTGGCGAACTGAAGCAGCAACTGATCGCGCTGATGGCGCGTCGCGGCGTCGCGTGCACGCCGGCCGAACTGCTCGTCACGACCGGTTCGCAGCAGGGCCTCGACCTGCTGCTGCGCGTGATGGTGTCGCCCGGCGACGTCGTGCTGACCGAACAGCCGGCTTACCCGGCGACGCTGCAGGCGATGCGTCTGCAGCAGGCGCGCATCGTGACGATCCCGGTCGACGGCGAGGGCCTCGACGTCGACCGTCTCGCAGCACAGCTCGCGTCCGGCGCGATCGCGCAGCCGAAACTGCTCTATACCGTCCCGACCTTCGCGAACCCCACCGGCGCGACGCTCACGCGCGAACGCCGGCTGAAGCTGCTGCGTCTCGCGGTGCAATACCGATTCCTGATCGTCGAGGACGATCCGTACGGCGACCTGCGCTTTGCAGGCGAAGCCGTGCCGTCGATGCTCGCGCTCGCCGGCGAAGTGGACGGCGCGCGCGACTGGATCGTGCATTTCGCGAGCCTGTCGAAGATCGTCGCGCCGGGGTTGCGCGTGGGCTGGACGATCGCGCCGGCCGAGATCGCGCGCCGTTGCGTGATCGCGAAGCAGACGGTCGACCTGTGCAGCACGCCGTGGACGCAGGCTACCGCCGCCGAATATCTGGCCGACGGCGCGCTCGAACGCCATCTGCCGCGCATCACGGCCGCGTACCAGCGCAAATGCGATGCGATGTGCGACGCGCTGCGCGACGGGTTCGGCGATGCGATCGAATTCCATCGCCCGGAAGGCGGGATGTTCGTGTGGGCGCGGATCGGCGCGGTGTCGTCGGACGTGCTGCTGCAACAGGCGATCGCCAACAGGATCGTGTTCGTACCCGGCAAGGCGTTCTTCGCGGACAACGTCGACGCGGCATCGCTGCGCCTGTCGTTCGCCGCGCCGGACGTCGACGCGATCCGGGAAGGCGTGGCGCGCCTCGTGCGTGCTTATGGTGCGGCGCTGGCCGCTTGA
- a CDS encoding MFS transporter, whose translation MIDPNKSRRASLAVFALLYLGFCISYIDRSAIALSLVAIGKEFHVGAAVQGVVMSTFYIGYAAMQIPGGWIADRWGSKKVIVVSVAFWSLFTLMTGLAWSLASLIAIRFIFGLGEGGYPGAAVKGVTESCAREDRPKMSAFLMSSNYVGSFIAPLTIAPLIVYLGWRHAFVVAGGAGLVFALVYLIAVKDTHRKRDSAGRSARIDGAATRALLKMPLMWKILLTWFCMGIVNKGLDAWMPAYLLTERHLDLKAVGMLTPLPFVAASVSTALGGWILTRWFDGREKWLMAACCAISGFFLYEMYTAETVAGVIAYQSIVYFFKSFVFAGVFALPVKFLPQKIIGTGAGMVNFGGQVAGFVAPAVIGLLVSITGNYDTVFGFLIVATAFAVVTSLSIRLTPETSARLVTAEEA comes from the coding sequence ATGATCGACCCCAATAAAAGCAGACGTGCCAGCCTTGCGGTATTCGCGCTGCTCTACCTCGGCTTTTGCATCTCCTACATCGATCGCTCGGCGATCGCGCTTTCGCTCGTGGCCATCGGCAAGGAGTTCCATGTCGGCGCTGCGGTGCAGGGTGTCGTCATGAGCACGTTCTATATCGGCTACGCGGCCATGCAGATTCCCGGCGGATGGATAGCGGATCGCTGGGGGAGCAAAAAGGTCATCGTCGTGTCCGTCGCGTTCTGGTCCTTGTTCACGTTGATGACCGGTCTCGCGTGGTCGCTCGCTTCGCTGATCGCGATCCGCTTCATCTTCGGTCTCGGCGAAGGCGGTTATCCCGGTGCTGCAGTGAAGGGCGTGACCGAATCGTGTGCGCGGGAGGATCGCCCGAAGATGTCGGCGTTCCTGATGTCGTCCAACTATGTCGGCAGCTTCATCGCACCACTGACTATCGCGCCGCTCATCGTCTATCTCGGCTGGCGTCATGCATTCGTCGTCGCTGGCGGCGCCGGTCTCGTGTTCGCGCTCGTCTATCTGATCGCGGTGAAGGACACGCATCGGAAACGCGATTCGGCCGGCCGTTCCGCGCGCATCGACGGCGCGGCAACGCGCGCGCTCCTCAAGATGCCGCTCATGTGGAAGATTCTGCTCACATGGTTCTGCATGGGCATCGTCAACAAGGGACTCGATGCGTGGATGCCCGCGTATCTTCTGACCGAGCGCCATCTCGACCTCAAGGCAGTCGGCATGCTCACGCCGCTGCCCTTCGTCGCAGCGAGCGTATCGACAGCGCTGGGCGGCTGGATTCTCACACGCTGGTTCGACGGCCGCGAAAAGTGGCTGATGGCCGCGTGCTGCGCGATCTCCGGCTTCTTTCTCTATGAGATGTACACCGCGGAAACGGTGGCGGGCGTGATCGCGTATCAGTCGATCGTCTACTTCTTCAAGTCGTTCGTGTTCGCGGGTGTCTTCGCGCTTCCGGTCAAATTCCTGCCGCAAAAGATCATCGGCACCGGTGCAGGCATGGTCAATTTCGGCGGACAGGTCGCAGGATTCGTCGCGCCAGCCGTCATTGGCCTGCTGGTTTCGATCACGGGCAACTACGACACGGTATTCGGCTTCCTGATCGTGGCGACGGCGTTCGCAGTCGTCACCAGTCTGTCGATACGACTGACGCCCGAGACCAGTGCACGCCTTGTCACCGCCGAGGAGGCCTGA
- a CDS encoding LysR family transcriptional regulator, producing MHALSPPRRPDRFAGRTGAIMGNSASRRSTMSARILQEAAVRYFLEVVNTGSIADAANRLNVVPSAVSRQIARLESELGAQLFVRQSRGMVPSKAGEMLAAYARRSQLDAEQISLEIDALRGETERTIRIACTEGFASTFLPRAMADFRRTVAPASFEVVVDAAADVTQRVREAECDVGLTFSFGPAKDIHVAFSAPSPVFAIVASSHPLARSAQVSFRELLAYPLALPGVHSTLHKLIDIYCSREGVACPSVLRSATLETLLGFTLASDAITFSGELFVRPRLASGELVALPVPELATGERAIEIQTLARRALPPLLQSFIERLSGELPPPPRVAQK from the coding sequence GTGCACGCCTTGTCACCGCCGAGGAGGCCTGACCGCTTTGCCGGCCGGACAGGCGCTATCATGGGCAACTCCGCGTCCCGTCGATCCACCATGAGCGCCCGCATTCTTCAGGAAGCCGCCGTCCGTTACTTCCTCGAAGTCGTCAACACCGGCTCCATCGCCGATGCCGCCAACCGGCTGAACGTCGTGCCATCCGCCGTGAGCCGCCAGATCGCGCGGCTCGAAAGCGAACTCGGCGCGCAGCTTTTTGTCCGGCAATCGCGCGGCATGGTCCCGAGCAAAGCGGGTGAAATGCTCGCCGCCTACGCGCGTCGCTCGCAACTCGACGCCGAACAGATTTCGCTGGAAATCGACGCGCTTCGCGGCGAAACCGAACGCACGATCCGCATCGCCTGCACGGAAGGATTCGCCTCCACCTTCCTGCCGCGCGCGATGGCGGACTTCCGCCGCACCGTCGCACCCGCATCGTTCGAAGTCGTCGTCGATGCGGCCGCCGACGTCACGCAGCGCGTGCGCGAAGCCGAGTGCGATGTCGGCCTCACGTTCAGCTTCGGCCCGGCGAAAGATATTCACGTCGCGTTTTCAGCGCCCTCTCCCGTGTTCGCGATCGTGGCGTCATCTCATCCGCTCGCGCGGTCTGCACAGGTTTCGTTTCGTGAGTTGCTTGCGTATCCGCTCGCATTGCCGGGTGTGCATTCGACGCTGCACAAGCTGATCGATATCTATTGCAGCCGCGAAGGCGTCGCATGCCCGAGCGTGCTTCGCAGCGCGACGCTCGAAACGCTCCTGGGGTTCACGCTCGCGAGCGACGCCATTACGTTCAGCGGCGAACTCTTCGTGCGCCCGCGCCTGGCGTCCGGAGAACTCGTCGCGTTGCCCGTTCCTGAACTCGCCACCGGCGAACGCGCGATCGAAATTCAAACCCTCGCGCGGCGCGCGTTGCCGCCTCTGCTGCAATCGTTTATCGAGCGGCTCAGCGGCGAACTGCCTCCGCCCCCGCGCGTTGCGCAAAAGTGA
- a CDS encoding amidase → MNDRYELTRHSAVALRALLQAREISAVELLEACIARIERLNPYVNAITATSFERARIEAGAADIALARGDAVGSLHGLPIGIKDLEETEGLLTTYGSPLYRANVPAHDNTLVRRLRAAGAIVVGKTNVPEMGAGANSFNPVWGATGNPFDPRLNAGGSSGGSAVALALDMVPLASGSDTGGSLRIPAAKCGVVGMRTSPGLVSSDRKPLGWTPIAVVGPMGRTVDDTWLQLAATAGLSGSDPLGYPFAMNPTMDGRAPTDVSKLRIGYTEDFGVCEVDDDIRATFRRKIEFIRREVAVCEPIEVGFEGAHRCFDVLRAEAFVAGLQKAYEADPDSLGPNPRANYEMGIGLGLADCVRAHGDQTRLFRRFQTLFDRYDVILSPTTPVSPFPWTQPYLKSVNGVELENYYRWLSLTYVVTLATNPALSLPCGVDHRGMPFGLQMIGAFRGDLALLDAARAFETLFASSDETRRPIPDAAKLRASDVDLKSIVTHPPVLDAVSSPDASASAV, encoded by the coding sequence GTGAACGACCGTTACGAACTCACACGTCATAGTGCCGTTGCGCTGCGCGCGCTATTGCAAGCACGCGAAATCTCCGCCGTCGAATTGCTCGAAGCCTGCATCGCGCGAATCGAAAGGCTCAATCCGTATGTCAACGCCATCACGGCGACGAGCTTCGAACGCGCGCGCATCGAAGCCGGTGCTGCCGATATCGCGCTCGCACGCGGCGATGCCGTCGGTTCGTTGCACGGCTTGCCGATCGGTATCAAGGATCTCGAAGAGACCGAAGGCCTTCTGACCACTTATGGCTCGCCGCTCTATCGCGCGAACGTACCCGCCCACGACAACACGCTGGTGCGTCGGCTGCGCGCAGCGGGCGCGATTGTCGTCGGCAAGACCAACGTGCCGGAAATGGGCGCGGGTGCGAACAGCTTCAATCCCGTGTGGGGCGCGACGGGCAATCCGTTCGATCCGCGCCTGAACGCGGGCGGTTCGTCGGGCGGCTCGGCGGTGGCGCTTGCGCTCGACATGGTGCCGCTAGCCAGCGGTTCCGACACCGGCGGCTCGCTGCGCATTCCCGCAGCGAAGTGCGGCGTGGTCGGAATGCGCACGTCGCCGGGACTCGTGTCGAGCGATCGAAAGCCGCTCGGCTGGACGCCGATTGCGGTGGTTGGGCCGATGGGGCGCACCGTCGACGACACGTGGCTGCAACTCGCGGCGACGGCCGGCCTGTCGGGCAGCGACCCGCTCGGCTATCCGTTCGCGATGAATCCGACGATGGACGGCCGCGCGCCCACGGACGTGTCGAAACTGCGCATCGGTTACACGGAAGACTTCGGTGTGTGCGAAGTGGACGACGACATCCGTGCCACGTTCCGACGCAAGATCGAGTTTATCCGTCGCGAGGTGGCCGTATGCGAGCCGATCGAAGTGGGCTTCGAGGGTGCGCATCGGTGCTTCGATGTACTCCGCGCGGAGGCCTTCGTCGCCGGCCTTCAAAAGGCGTATGAGGCCGACCCCGATTCGCTTGGCCCGAATCCGCGCGCGAACTATGAAATGGGTATCGGCCTCGGTCTTGCGGATTGCGTGCGTGCGCACGGCGATCAGACGCGTCTGTTTCGCCGCTTCCAGACGCTGTTCGACCGTTATGACGTGATTCTTTCGCCAACGACGCCTGTCTCGCCGTTCCCGTGGACGCAGCCGTATCTGAAATCGGTGAATGGCGTCGAACTGGAAAACTACTATCGCTGGCTGTCGCTCACGTACGTCGTGACGCTCGCGACGAATCCGGCGTTGTCGCTGCCGTGCGGAGTCGATCATCGGGGCATGCCGTTCGGGCTGCAGATGATCGGCGCTTTCCGTGGCGATCTCGCCCTGCTCGATGCGGCCCGCGCGTTCGAAACGCTCTTCGCGTCGTCCGACGAAACACGCCGCCCGATTCCCGATGCCGCGAAGCTGCGTGCATCGGACGTCGACCTGAAGTCCATCGTCACGCATCCGCCGGTGCTCGATGCGGTGTCGTCTCCCGATGCATCCGCTTCCGCAGTCTGA
- a CDS encoding NADP-dependent malic enzyme — MKQTETQQQAAFDYHEFPTPGKISVVASKPLVTQRDLALAYTPGVAGVCEAIAADPLQAHRFTSRGNLVGVITNGTAVLGLGNIGPLASKPVMEGKAVLFKKFAGIDVFDIEINETDPDKLVDIIAGLEPTFGGINLEDIKAPECFTVEQKLRERMKIPVFHDDQHGTAITVSAAFINGLKVVGKSIKEVKVVTSGAGAAALACLDLLVDLGLPVENIWVTDIEGVVYRGRTTLMDPAKSRFAQETDARKLSEVIGGADVFLGLSVGGILSAEMLKEMAPRPLILALANPTPEIFPELAHATRDDVVIATGRSDYPNQVNNVLCFPYIFRGALDVGATTITREMEIAAVHAIAGLAEEEQNEVVAAAYGAYDVAFGPQYLIPKPFDPRLIVRIAPAVAKAAMEGGVATRPLANLDAYVEQLQQFVYHSGAFMKPLFATARQLVRDGGKARIVFTEGEDERVLRAVQVIVDEKLARPILVGRPEVLLARIERFGLRLRLGQDVEVTNPEYDERFPQYWTTYWELRCRDGISKEMARVEMRRRLTLIGAMMVRLGDADGMICGTVGEYHNHLRFVDEVIGKKPGASTYAAMNILLLDQRTVALVDTHVNDNPDAEQIAEFTIAAARQMEWLNLTPKAALLSRSNFGSGSAASGVKMRRALEIVREQAPDIEADGEMHGDCALDEGLRSKLLPMSPLKGAANLLVCPNVDAGNIAYNLLKTEAGSNVAVGPFLLGVNAPVNILTSSATVRRIVNMAALTVIEANRGASA; from the coding sequence ATGAAACAGACAGAGACACAGCAGCAGGCAGCGTTCGACTATCACGAGTTTCCGACCCCGGGGAAGATCTCGGTCGTCGCCAGCAAGCCGCTCGTGACCCAGCGCGATCTCGCGCTGGCTTACACCCCGGGCGTAGCAGGCGTGTGCGAGGCGATCGCGGCCGATCCGCTGCAGGCGCACCGCTTCACGAGCCGCGGCAACCTGGTGGGCGTGATCACGAACGGCACCGCGGTGCTCGGTCTGGGCAACATCGGCCCGCTCGCATCGAAGCCGGTCATGGAAGGCAAGGCCGTCCTGTTCAAGAAGTTCGCCGGGATCGACGTCTTCGACATCGAGATCAACGAAACCGATCCGGACAAGCTGGTCGACATCATCGCCGGTCTTGAGCCGACGTTCGGCGGCATCAATCTCGAGGACATCAAGGCGCCGGAGTGCTTCACGGTCGAGCAGAAGCTGCGCGAACGCATGAAGATTCCCGTTTTCCATGACGATCAGCACGGCACCGCCATTACCGTGTCGGCCGCTTTCATCAACGGGCTGAAGGTCGTCGGGAAGTCGATCAAGGAGGTGAAGGTCGTGACGTCGGGGGCCGGTGCGGCCGCGCTGGCCTGTCTGGACCTGCTGGTCGACCTCGGGCTGCCGGTCGAGAACATCTGGGTGACCGATATCGAAGGCGTCGTCTATCGCGGCCGTACCACGCTGATGGACCCGGCAAAGTCGCGCTTTGCGCAGGAAACCGATGCGCGCAAGCTGTCCGAAGTCATCGGCGGCGCGGACGTGTTCCTGGGGCTGTCGGTCGGCGGCATTCTGAGCGCGGAGATGCTGAAGGAGATGGCGCCGCGTCCGCTGATTCTCGCGCTGGCCAACCCGACGCCGGAAATCTTCCCGGAACTGGCGCATGCGACGCGCGACGATGTCGTGATCGCGACGGGCCGCTCGGACTACCCGAACCAGGTCAACAACGTCCTGTGCTTCCCGTATATTTTCCGCGGCGCACTGGACGTGGGCGCGACGACGATCACCCGCGAAATGGAAATCGCCGCCGTTCACGCGATCGCGGGGCTTGCCGAGGAAGAGCAGAACGAAGTCGTGGCGGCTGCGTATGGCGCGTACGACGTGGCGTTCGGTCCGCAATACCTGATTCCGAAGCCGTTCGATCCGCGCCTGATCGTTCGTATCGCGCCGGCCGTGGCCAAGGCGGCGATGGAGGGCGGTGTCGCGACGCGCCCGCTGGCGAATCTCGACGCGTATGTCGAGCAACTGCAGCAATTCGTCTACCACTCCGGCGCGTTCATGAAGCCGCTGTTCGCGACGGCGCGTCAGCTTGTGCGTGACGGCGGCAAGGCACGGATCGTCTTCACCGAAGGCGAAGACGAGCGCGTGCTTCGCGCCGTGCAGGTGATCGTCGACGAGAAGCTGGCGCGCCCGATCCTGGTTGGGCGTCCGGAGGTGCTGCTTGCACGGATCGAGCGGTTTGGTCTGCGCCTGCGGCTCGGTCAGGATGTCGAAGTGACCAATCCGGAATATGACGAGCGGTTCCCGCAGTACTGGACGACGTATTGGGAACTGCGGTGCCGGGATGGTATTTCGAAGGAGATGGCGCGCGTCGAAATGCGGCGTCGCCTGACGTTGATCGGCGCGATGATGGTGCGGCTCGGCGATGCGGACGGCATGATTTGCGGGACCGTTGGCGAGTATCACAATCACCTGCGGTTCGTCGACGAAGTGATCGGCAAGAAGCCGGGTGCTTCTACGTATGCAGCAATGAATATTCTGCTGCTCGATCAGCGGACAGTGGCGCTGGTGGATACGCACGTCAACGACAATCCCGATGCCGAACAGATCGCGGAATTCACGATTGCTGCGGCTCGGCAGATGGAATGGTTGAATCTCACGCCGAAGGCTGCGTTGCTGTCGCGGTCGAATTTTGGGTCAGGGAGTGCGGCTTCGGGCGTGAAGATGCGGCGGGCGCTGGAGATCGTCCGGGAGCAGGCACCCGATATCGAGGCGGATGGCGAGATGCATGGCGACTGTGCGCTCGATGAGGGGCTGCGGTCGAAGCTGCTGCCGATGTCGCCGCTGAAGGGGGCTGCGAATCTGCTCGTTTGTCCGAACGTCGATGCGGGGAATATTGCTTACAACCTGCTCAAGACCGAGGCGGGCAGCAATGTGGCGGTGGGGCCGTTCCTGCTCGGCGTCAACGCACCCGTGAACATTCTCACTTCGAGCGCGACCGTGCGGCGGATCGTGAATATGGCGGCGTTGACGGTGATTGAGGCGAATCGGGGTGCGTCTGCCTGA
- a CDS encoding LysR substrate-binding domain-containing protein gives MTFDANDVVRRLGARLKIRHLVLLLQIQQHGSLTRVAEHMASSQPAVTNALSELESMFGTPLFERSSRGMRPTALGAVVLERAKAMIKDLDHLAREMETVAAGHAAHLHIGVIPFISGQMLSAALKRLQARMERRLTVTIHEGTSDQLLLQLKDHSVDIVIGRASSAVDLGQVSFEVLYQQQPRMIASRRLAAKLARTPLDWNKLHALDWILGAPHTPMREQVTDLFLSAGIPPPVPIVESYSSKLIGEMIASSDEAVSIVPADIAEELVRIAGVAIVPYSLVWTLPPIALFTRSADSHSPARDLLVDALREVCRETYGEARR, from the coding sequence ATGACTTTTGACGCAAACGACGTGGTCAGGCGGCTGGGCGCACGTCTGAAGATTCGGCATCTGGTGTTGTTGCTGCAGATCCAGCAGCACGGGTCGCTGACGCGCGTCGCGGAGCACATGGCCAGCAGCCAGCCCGCCGTGACGAACGCGCTGTCCGAGCTGGAGAGCATGTTCGGCACGCCGCTGTTCGAGCGCTCGTCGCGCGGCATGCGGCCGACTGCGCTCGGCGCTGTCGTGCTCGAACGGGCGAAGGCGATGATCAAGGATCTCGACCACCTCGCCCGCGAGATGGAGACCGTCGCCGCCGGGCATGCGGCCCACCTGCACATCGGCGTGATTCCGTTCATCTCCGGCCAGATGCTGTCGGCGGCGCTGAAGCGGCTGCAAGCGCGGATGGAGCGGCGCCTGACCGTGACGATCCACGAAGGCACCAGCGATCAACTGCTGCTGCAGCTCAAGGACCACAGCGTCGATATCGTGATCGGGCGCGCGTCGTCGGCGGTCGATCTGGGCCAGGTTTCCTTCGAGGTGCTGTACCAGCAGCAGCCACGCATGATCGCGAGCCGGCGCCTTGCCGCGAAACTGGCTCGCACGCCGCTGGACTGGAACAAGCTGCACGCGCTCGACTGGATTCTCGGCGCGCCGCATACGCCGATGCGGGAACAGGTGACCGACCTGTTTCTGTCGGCCGGCATCCCGCCGCCCGTTCCGATCGTCGAAAGTTACTCGTCCAAGCTGATCGGCGAAATGATCGCGTCGAGCGACGAGGCCGTGTCGATCGTGCCGGCCGATATCGCGGAGGAACTGGTGCGGATTGCCGGCGTGGCGATCGTGCCTTATTCGCTGGTGTGGACGCTTCCGCCGATTGCGCTGTTTACCCGCTCGGCCGACTCGCACTCGCCGGCGCGGGATTTGCTCGTCGACGCGCTACGCGAGGTGTGTAGAGAGACGTATGGGGAAGCGCGGCGATAA